The window TGTTCACAGTACAATATTATGTactatgaaaatatttattttggtacaTAAATATAAACGCAAAACTACATTTTGCGCAGGGCTCCATATAATTTAAACTTTCAAATAAtgttataattttatcattagtcatttttcaaaaaaaaaaaactttatcatTACTCACCCAATTTTTTTGTAGACAACTGTTTTACTGTGGACggaatatatttacaaaataaaattattcaagaAAAAGGCCTACAAGTCTAAAAAGTGGACCCAGATTTGGTTTGTAACGCATGACGACTACTCATTACAAGATGTGAATACCATTTCCTTCCATATGCTAAtttgtttaagaaaaattatttctaGATTCATTTGTTTCTACGCACAGATTTAGAAACAGCACCAGAACCACAAGTCTTATTGGTGACAACGATATATGAtataaataatagattttttaaataacttatTTCTAATCCAGAGTTGAAATTGTGAATTAAATGTAAATAGACGTAAACGTggcaaaattaaataaatagtacCATCCTCATACTCCAAAAAGTGTTACACCGGCACACAAATTCCATCAACCTGAACATAAGTAAATAAACTAACAAccatgcaaaaaaaaacatatatcaaAGTAAAGACGTCATAAATTCATTGCGATACAACCATATCTATCATCACCAATACATAATTGACTAGATCCAAATGAACATAAGATGCCTACATGTTGAGACACAATATTTTagtcaaaatatttttcattttcaggCACAAGAAATTATACTCAGTTTGTCCGTTTAGAATAATACATTTATCACTTTTTTGCCTTTGTCTTTTCTTTCTATTATTGATTTTTccttattaataaatttattagtacgattaattatataatatataatcaaatataaccaaaaaacattaaacaaaaaaaacaaacaaaaggcAAAGCAATAACAACTATTGTTAATAATATCAATTACTAACATTCTCCAAAACAACTATAATAACTCTGGCAGAGAGTTCTTCGAAATAAAAACTTCATTCTCCACTATTTTTAAAACcctcacaaaaatgaaaatacaacGGTATTAGAAAACTCAATCTCATTCTCTTTTGATCGAATCCAattgatttatgtattttatagtGTTATAAAACCTAAAACACTATAAAAACTTACAATTGGAGATTAAAATAGCAACAATACTACGAATTCGATCATTTTTAGTTATGGGGTAGACAACATAATCATATTCACACCCAActaaacataaaagaaaacctacacaaaattattttttataaaaatcgaTCCATCAaattccgcgcgtagcgcggacctctcctagtttttaataaaaacacattaaatctgtttaatctagatattggttcagttttaaattattttttggtttattctgttagaatgtttgattttttagttttttcggtaaaaacaaaaaagtattattatttgtttatttttatgttataaattttagataattgtCATGTCGAAtcaatggtttcatattatagtttgtaaacggataatagttcaagaaaaagaaaaaaaattattaagactaatcatttcactacaatttggtcggtagtgaaagaagcattaagaaaaaaaatatttcaaattctaaaaaaaaaatagatactacagtagtggtaaatacttataaagtgctcacatcaaggtgcacatatatgtgtatgtaaaagtatataaaaataaatgacaaatatataaagatattgttaattaatattaatgatatttttgttttaaataatacataacagataaaattaaaattaattaaaaattaaaaaggccttgacattagtgaatttttttcatataaaaaaatcaactaTATCCGTAAATAGAGGTGGACACAGATCGAATATCCGAGTATTTGGAGGCATTCATGTCGATTAAATCTTTAGCCACTTGGATAATCGGTGACTATGATAtccgaaatgatttagaattttaaaaaatatccgatttgatccgtaaataaaattttaaaaataactgaaaatttaataataacgtttattacaaaaataaaatattatttacttttaaaattttaatacctaatataataaatttaattcataaaaatattgtaaaacttatataaactataatatatataacatatatatataattctgtacatatatgtatatatattcatataatagATCAAATTTGATAATtgctcctaaaaatattggtatttgtgatttgttttttttaattgtattttagtaaCTGATTTGTTTTGTAGAGTGTTAcagatatccatattttttggttcaattcaaaacggataacgaattgaatcaaaaattataaatattttgtccaACTTTAtcagtaaacaataaaaataatatatatatatagtttagcttttgattcgttatttgttttgattcgaaccgaaaaaatctaaagttttattggaaccatgcatatgaattttatattaaaaaatacaaagtatatagtatgaacacatttatgaatatagtgtgaacgcgttagcatatttattatcaaattattatgaggctgccacgtgtctattatagtgtgaatgcatttattataatgcttctcctttaatatataagggatttatTACCTCAACTTAACAGAGTCAAAACAGAGGATTGTATAGATGGCctaattgctttttttttttggtaggacgATGAGCTAGTCGGAGTTATTGGAGCGAGCGGCGGAATCTATATAATTCCGGCGGTAATCCAAGTGTTTCTCAATCACTTTGTCTTGAATATGAGTCCTCTAGAGGCTGTGAAGAGTCCAAGAGTGTATCACAAGGTACGTGCATCAATGacaaaacacacaatttttcaACAAACTTCTAGTCATCAAATTGATCTTTTGGTTCTGTACAGTTGGAACCAAACGAAGTGTTATATGAAGACTGGACAGTGTACAATAAAGATCACATTTTGCTTAAAAAGGAGACTCAGGACTTCTTGAAGACAAAAGATCATAAACTGGTGTCTACAACAATGGGAGCCACTGTTCAATTTGTTGTTCAAGACAGACAAGTTTTGACAGCAGTTAGTGATCTCCGGAAAGATGGGAAGCCAGCTGCTGCTGATGCTGCTCCAACTCTTGCTCCTGCTCCTGCTCCTTCTCCTATCTTTTGAATTTATCAGCCACCATAATTTCTGCTTCATTtcccttttaaatatttttaatctattttaatatagttaAAACTTCTTTAAATAGTTGATTATGTCTTTCTATAAAAATCTGTTAGAGCATCTTCATTGAGAATTGCTCAATCTGCCTTTCAAGAATAAACAACTTTAAGTATTAAAaaagggatttttgcaaaattgacctacaacttaaagtcaaacacaaaactaacctcttttttttttgaaaattggttttgccctattcaccctacaagttcatataatttacgaaaatgccatcaattttttttttttttttttttcgaaaatgacatctttactctctcaccctcatcatcttcaagtaattacaagattgccattgtcatcaataccacaaccaccatgaacaaccaatttgaagctcttaatgctcctaaaatcgatttacccttcttctttttccattcttgtgaactaaacacaacatatctctcactttctctccacaatgagctaaaaaaacccaagattttgattctaaaatttttatggttcatagagtcatagaagctaacgattatgggtgggtgacttccgtttgtgattctgtgtgcttggagaagccttatgtatgctaaggaacttatctcaccaaattaaggtatgacatcgagtttttttccagatctgttcgtcagacgacttacttgggaagtcgtctggctgtagacgacttacctttcagtcgtctggctgtagacgacttacctggaagtcgtctggtcaacgcagaggttatttttgcaattgactttgaaatctgtaacctgagacgactgaaagttaagtcgtctactattgtttggtttcaaaaaaaattccaaagaacctagacgacttacatttcagtcgtcataggttagttttgtatttgactggataatttcagaagtttgacttccccagacgacttacatttcagtcgtctggcgaaaattaaaataataatatttttttaaagtaaacgacttacaattaagtagtcataggttagttttgcaattgaaaaaaaaaacttcaagatttaattatacacagacgacttataattcagtcgtccaccagacgacttaattgtaagtcgtccaggattttttttccgagattctggtcaaacctcgtaaattctggacgacttacatttcagtcgtctcgtggacgactgaattataagtcgtctgtatataattaaatcttgaagtttttttttcaattgcaaaactaacctatgacgacttaactgtaagtcgtctacttttaaaaaaatattattattttaattttcactagacgactgaaatgtaagtcgtctggggaagtcaaacttctgaaataatccagtcaaatgcaaaactaacctctgacgactgaaatgtaagtcgtctagcttttttggagttttttttaaccaaacaatagtagacgacttaactttcagtcgtccgaaataacagatttcaaagtcaattgcaaaaataacctctgcattgaccagacgacatatagtttagtcgtctagacaacttagattgaagtcgtccgcgtcttctccactagtttttaagtcttctacgttagtttttgaataacttgtatttttaagagtgataagtaacttcaagatatgtaaaactcatatttacaaaatatgttctctcccttagttttactaaatttgactaagtttttcaatgcaaacttataaaaaatatgatatgctttgactagttactattgtttgttttcatctcttaccaacattcttgtttattaagatgagaaaaaggccattggagtttattattgcatatgagagatccaaagataagaaaaagactactgaagtctattatttcattgatttgtaaatgtgtaaacacattgttagcacatttaatacatcttggaaaacattattactgattttacaaaaaattcacaactaaaagagtatacatgcaattcataaaaaataccacaaacaaaactattatagatcattcatctacaaagacaagcttggattccacttgagtagacaagaccagacaacttttaagaagtccagacgacttctaagaagtccagacgacttctaagaagtcctgACGACTTCCAGGATGTTCAGACGACTTtaccagaagacttttaggaagtgcggacgacttccagacgactttacaggaagtccagacgacttttaggaagtccagacgacttccagacgacttccagatgacttccagacgactaacaagtaagtcgtcccagaagtcttccagatctgaaaaacctgcatattaaatccagatctgaaaaacctgcatattcaaaaacgttcaaatggcttaaaaacagaaaaaatgagtggaagattagataaatctacctttacagaacacacaaaaatacatatctaaaaataatagatctacctttaaattagtggaagatgagtaccaaataattaaaaacctgcaaaaaaaaaaatagattagtaacaaagacatgagacaaaattgaaaaattcatataaagtttggtgttttcaagtcaaagagattagagtgggtttggagagttttagtttgggaaaaaagtaagaactttatacaacaagaagttaccaaatgaagaaaaatcagacataagaacttaccaaaacgctcagaaaaatccagacgacttcctggaagtccagacgacttcctggaagtccagacgacttcctggaagtccagacgacttcctggaagtccagacgacttcctggaagtccagacgactttgtcagaagacttccaagaagtccagacgacttccagacgactaacaggtaagtcgtcctagaagtcttccagatctgaaaaacctgcacatcaaatccagatctgaaaaacctgcatattcaaaaacgttcaaatgacttaaaaatagagaaaatgagtggaagattagataaatctacatttatagaacacacaaaaatacatatctaaaattaatagatctacctctaaattagtggaagatgagtaccatttgattgaaaacctgcaaaagagatagattagtaagaaatacatgagacaaaactgaaaaattcatataaagtttggtgttttcaagtcaaagagattagagagaggttggagagttttagaatgatgaacattacatttttgttgcagccatttgagaggaggagagagaatgtgtaaatttttctttatatagggagacaaaaaatccaattagattaaatatttttgactcagacgacttcctggacgacttacatttcagtcgtctggtgaagaaattaaaacagacgacttacatgtaagtcgtccagaagagtttaatatttttagcgggaaattaaatatttttagcgggaaactaaaatagaagactttccagacgacttacaagtaagtcgtctggacgactgaaatatacgtcgtccgggtaaattattcaacagacgactgaaatataagtcgtccacaccctaaacataacccctaaacttaatta of the Brassica rapa cultivar Chiifu-401-42 chromosome A03, CAAS_Brap_v3.01, whole genome shotgun sequence genome contains:
- the LOC117132746 gene encoding glutathione hydrolase 3-like; this encodes MVHILPNNLKSNQLQMHHLRSTFNAIFTPARRCICVYKKDDELVGVIGASGGIYIIPAVIQVFLNHFVLNMSPLEAVKSPRVYHKLEPNEVLYEDWTVYNKDHILLKKETQDFLKTKDHKLVSTTMGATVQFVVQDRQVLTAVSDLRKDGKPAAADAAPTLAPAPAPSPIF